AGGAGCGCTACCGACAACCCCGCCGAGTAGCGGGTCTTGGCCTTGTTCATCAGCAACGCCGTCGCCAGTGCGAGCGGCACGGTGAGCACCGTCGTGCCGATGGCGAAGAGCATCGTGCGCGGGATCGACGCGGTGAAGTTCGAGTCCGCGACGAGCCGGTGGAAGTTCTTGAGCGCGACGTAACGGTCCGGGCCGTCGCGCAGCAGTTCGATCCGGAACAGGCTCATCCCGAACACGGCCGCGATCGGCGGCACCGCCACCAGCGCCACCAGCAGTCCGGCCGGCAGGAACAGCAGCACCGCGAACTTGCGCTCGCTGAGATAGTCGATCCGGCGCGAGAGTCGTCCGGGCAGTCGTCTGCGCGGCTCGAGCGGCGTGACCCGCTCGCGCGTGTCGACTGCTGAACCCACGCTGTCCTCCTGTGTCCGGTTTCCGCGCCGACCCGGTGCGCGGCCCCTACCCTCAGCCCGCCGTGAGGTGGCAGCAGTCTGTCCGCCCGCCACCTACCGTGTCAACAGGCGACATGCGAGTTTCATTTTCAAGCAAGCGGGAGCGCCGTTGTGCCGCGAGCACCAATGCCCAGGCTGTTGACACTGCCAAAGAACGCCCGAGATACTGTTTCACGCAATAACATTTCAGTCTCATAGAATGAAACTTGTTGGCCCAGCCGTCAGCATCTATCGGCACCCTCGAGGAGCAGCACACGACATGACGAACCACGTCGAGCGCCCCACGGATCCGGGGCCGGCCGCGAGTTCGAGCCGGCTGGCTCTGCCCGCGCCCGGGGTTCTGGTCCCGATCGTCACCCCCCTGCTCCCGAGCGGCAGTCCGGACCTGGAGTCCTTCGACTCGCTGCTCGAGTTCGGTATCGCGGCCGGCGTCGACGGCTTCCTGGTGCTCGGGTCATCGGGCGAAGCCGTGGCACTCAGCGCGGACGAGCGTTACCAAGTTGCAACGCGCGCACAGGCGTACTGCCGCGGCCGCGCCCACATCATGCTCGGCGTGGTCGCGCACGGCACCAAGGACGCCGGAGCAGACGCGCAGCGGCTGGATGCGATCGGAGCGGACAGTCTGCTTCTCACCGCACCGGCCGGTTTCGCGATGTCGCAGACGGAGCTCGGCGGCCACTTCCGCACCGTCGCGGGGCTGGTCGACACACCCGTCGTGGCGTACGAGGTTCCCACGCGCGTCGGCGTGTCGCTGTCCGCCGAACTCATCGCCGAGCTGGGCGCCGACGGCACGATCGTCGCGGTCAAGGACTCCTCCGGCGATCTCGTCCGCGGCCGGGCGGTGTCCGAGGCGACGCGCGGCCTGCCGGGATTCGTCCGCTACACCGGCTGTGAGCAGTGCATAGACGGGGCGATCCTCGGCGGCTACGACGGCGCGATCGCGGGGCTGGCCAACGTGTTCCCGCAGTTCCACGTCGAGCTCATCCGCCGCGTGGCCGCCGGCGACTGGCCCGGCGCGTCCAGGGTGCAGGGCTTGATCATGCGGCTGCTCGAGCTGTACTTCCACCCGTTGGAGTACGCGAGCTTCTCGGCGCAGTTCTTCGCAGTCGTCAAGGAAGCGCTCGTGCAGCGCGGCGTCATCGCCCACGGCACCACCAGCGCGCCGCTCGTCCAGGCCGACGAATCGATCCGGGTCCACGTGGCGAAGATCCTCGAGCTCGGCAGGGAACTCGAGGCCGAGCTGCGCGACAGCCGCCCGGCGGCCACGACCCTCGGGTGATCGAGCAGCACGATCTCGACGGGGAGCACACCCTCGAGATCAATGTCTTCGGGCCGGATGCCGGGCCCACCCTCGCGGTCCTCGGCGGGGTCCACGGCGACGAGCTGGAGGGTGTTCTCGCCGCGCGCATGCTCACCGCGCACCTCGGCGCGCTGCCGTCCGGCTCGCTGAGCGGCCGGGTGAAGGTCGTCCCCGTCAGCAACCCGCTCGCCTTCGCCGCGCGGTCGCGGACCAGCCCGGCCGACGGCGCGAACCTGGCCCGGGTGTTTCCCGGCCGGCCGGACGGGCAGGTCACCGAACGGATCGCCGACCTGCTGAGCACGCAGGTGATCGCGGGAGCCGATCTGCTCGTCGATCTGCACTCGGCCGGGGCGCGTTACGAGATGCCGGTGTTCGCCGGATACGTGGCCGACGCGCCGCTCGGAGAGCGTTCGGCAGCCGCCACGTACGCCTTCGGGGCACCCGTCGTGTGGGAGCACCGGGGGACCGGGCCGGGCCGCTCGCTGTCGGCTGCCGAGGAGCTCGGGGTCGCGTCGCTCTACGTCGAGGGCAGCGGTGGTGGCGGCCTGGTCGGCAGCGATCTCGACATCTACCTGCACGGCCTCCTGCGCCTGCTGTCCTGGCTCGGCCTGACGTCGACGCAGCACCCGCCGCCGGCCGAACCGCTCGTTCTCCGTGGCGACGACGGGAACGTCGATGCCTCGCTGGCCTGCTCGATCGGGGGCTATTGCGTCACCCGGGTCCGCTCGGGCCAGCAGGTCGAGTCCGGTCAGCTGCTCGCCGAAATCCTCGACGAGACGGGCAACAGCATCCAGCAGATCCGCAGCCCGCGGCGCGGTTCCGTCATGATGCTGCGGCGCCGCGCGGAGGTCGAGCCGGGGGACGGGATCGCGATGCTCGGCCCGGTCCCGCAGGGTCGCACATCATGACCGCGAACGAGCGGGCCGGCTCGTTGGCCGGGCAGGTCGCACTGGTTACCGGCGGTGGCACCGGCATCGGCGCGGCGATCACCGCCCGGTTGGCCGACACCGGCGCCTCGGTCGTGCTCGGTCAGTCGACACAGGATCGCGCCGACGCCGCCGTAGCCGCACTGGCCGCACCAGGGCGGGCGATCAGCGGTATCGGTGCCGACCTCGCCGACGCCGCGGCGTGCCGCGACCTCGTGGCCGCGGTGCTGAGCCGCCACGGCCGGATCGACATCCTCGTGAACAACGCGGGGGTCACCGGCGCCCCCGCGACCGGCCCGTTCCTCGAATTCACCGACGAGCACCTCGACCGGGTCATCGACGTCAACCTCAAGGCGGCGTTCCGGTGCGGACGGGACGCGGCTCGCGACATGGCGCGCCGGGGCGCGGGCGTCATCGTCAACGTCTCGTCGGTCGCCGCCTACGCCGCGCAACGCGACGCCAGCGCCTACGTAGCATCCAAGGCGGGCCTGGTCGGGCTCACCCGCGGCATGGCGTTCGAGCTCGCGCCGACGGGCGTCCGCGTCGTCGGCGTCGCGCCGGGCGACATCGTCGTCGGTGCTACCAACAGTGCTGGCCGGAGCCCTGCCGCGGGGCCGGACCGGGCCTGGCTCCGCGACACTCCGCTCGGGCGCCGCGGGACACCCGAGGACGTCGCCTCCGTCGTCGCCTTCCTGTGTTCGGACGGTGCCGGCTTCATCACGGGCGAGACGATCCTCGTCGACGGCGGCTGGCTCTCTTACTAGTTCACCGATCACCAACGACGTGCTGGAGACGATGGCGATGCGCATTCTGCAGATCGGCGGCGGCTCGATGGGTACGCGACGCATGCGCGACCTCCGCGGCCCGGACCACGCCGGCTCCCCCACCTCGATCTGGCTGCTCGATGCCCGCGAGGACCGCCGCGCCGCCGCGCTCGATCGATTCGGCATACCCGGCGTCGCGAACCTGGACGAGGCGCTCGCGCTCGAGCCCGACGCGTTCGTGATCTCGACGCCGCCACACCTGCACCAGCAGTTCGTCCGCACCGCACTGGAGTCGGGCAAACACGTGTTCTGCGAGGCGGACATCTGGCCGTTCGAGCTGGACCTGGTCGAACGTGCGCAGGCGGCGCACCCCGGTCTCGTCGCGGCACCTTCGGCAACGCTGCGTTTCCAGCCCGTGGTGCGCGAGGTCGCGCGCATCGTCGCCGAGGAGCTGGGACAACTGCACGCCTTCGGTTACGTGCTCTCGGTCGACGCGGCGTCCTGGCATCCGGGCGAGGGCAGCGAGTACTACGCGCGCCATCGCTCGACGGCCCCGGCGCGGGAGATGACCGCGTTCGAGCTGATCGCCCTGCAGCACATCTTCGGGCCGGCAGCGAGCGTGTCCGGGCTGGTGCAGCAGCGCGGAAGCCGCGCCTCGGACACCGAGGACACCTTCAGCCTGCAGTACCGGACCGAAGCCGGTGCCGCCGGGCAGCTCACCGTGCTGATGGCCTCGCCGCAGGTCGCGCGTCGCGGGTGGGCGGCCGGGGAGAACGGCATGGTGCACTTCGACCTGCTCACCGGCCTCGTCGACCGGCAGCTCCCGAGCCGCGGCCTGGAGGACTCGCGCAAGATCTGCGATTGGGCCGGCACCCTTGAAGCCGTCTACCTCGACGAGATCTCGACGTTCGTCGCCGCGGTCGCCGGCACCGCCGTCTGGCCGTACAGCTACCGCGAGTCGCGACTGGTCTGCGGCACCCTCGCCGCTGCCGAGCTCAGCACGATGACGGGGAACGTCGAAGCCGTGCGGTCGGACCTCGCGCCGGCAGCGGTCCCCGACGCGTATGCGCCGAGTGCGAGCATGCCCGGATGAGGCTGCTCCCGGGCGTTCACCTGGTCGGCAGTGGTTGGCTCGGCTTCGGTCTGAGCGACCGCGACGACAGCCACGTCTTCCTGGTCCACGACGGCGACGACGCGGTGCTCGTCGACGCCGGCTGCGGCCTGGCGAGCGAGCGGATCGCCCAGCACATCGACGACGCCGGGGTCCCGGGCGGCACCGTGTCGCGGATCCTGCTCACCCATGCCCACCCCGACCATGCCGCCGGCGCGAGCTCGCTGGCCGAGCTGCTCGGGGCGCAGGTGCTTGCCGCCCCGGTCACGGCGGACATCCTGCGTCGCGGGGACGAGGATGCGGCCGGGCTCACCGTGGCCCGCGCCGCCGGCCTCTATCCGCCACCGGTGCGGCTGCAGGCCGGCGAGGTGCACGAGATCGACGACGGCGACATTGTGCGCGTCGGCGGTATCGAGCTCCGGATCATCGCCACGCCGGGCCACGCGGCCGGGCACCTGTGCTTCGCTGCCCAGCTGGGCGGGCGCACCGTGCTGTTCTCCGGTGACCTGGTGTTCTCGCGCGGGCGGGTCGCCGTACTCGGCACGCCGGACACCGACCTGCGCCAACTCGCCACGAGCCTGCGCCGCGTCGCCGCGCTTCGGCCGGACGTGCTGCTGCCCGGGCACGGAACGCCGGTGCTCGACGACGCCTTCGCGCATCTCGACGCCGCCGTCGCCGCGCTGGACCGGCAACAACTACCGCCGCCGCTGCTGCCGTGACCGTCATCGGTGTCACCGGCGTCGGTTCGATCGGGGCCCGGCACGCCCGGGTGTTCGGCGAGCTGGCAGGCGTCGAGGTCGTGGTGCACGACGCCGTGGCGAGTCCGGCCGACCTCGCGACGCGGCTCGGGCCGGTGGTGCGTGTCGTGCCCACCCTCGCCGCGCTGCTGGATGCGGGAGTCGACGGGCTCGTCGTCGCGTCACCGGACGAGGTCCACGCCGAAGCCGCACTCGCCGCCTGCGAACGATCCGTCCCGGTCCTGCTCGAGAAACCGATCGCCGACACGGTCGAGGCGGCCGAACTGATCGCAGGTGCCGCAACTGCGACCGGCACCCCGGTCCTGATGGGGTACGTACTGCGTCACGTGCGCTGTCTGCACCGCGTGCGGGCCCTGCTCGACGTCGGCACGATCGGCCTCCCCGTCTCGTTCCAGGTGATGCTGGGGGCCTACGAGACGTTGCAGGTGGCACGGAACCGCTTCGATCGATCCGGCTACGGCGCCCTGTTCCGCGACTACAGCCACGAATGGGACTACCTGCGCTGGCTGCTCGCCCCGATCACCGGCGGGTTCGCGCTGGCGCGCGCCGCCGGCACCCTGGACCTGATGCAGGATCCGAACGTGGTCGACGTGGTGCTGCGGCTGGCCGACGGCACTACGGGCACGGCGCACCTGGACTACGTGCAGTCGCCGGGCACACGTGGGTTCACGATCGTCGGCGACCGGGGCACCGTGCAGGTCGACGTGCCCCGCGGTGAGGTCCGCGTCCGTCGTCCCGACGCGGACGAGACCGTCGAGTACGACGTCGAATCGCGCGACGACGCCTTCCGTGCACAGGCCGCGCACTTCGTCGCGGTAGCGGCGCGAACGGCCGAGCCGGTCGTGGACGTCGCCGACGGACTGGCGGCGCTGAAGGTCGCGGATGCGCTGCGGCGATCGGCGATGCAGCACCGCTGGGTCGACGTCGGCTGAGCGCTACTTGGCCGTCCAACCGCCGTCGACCGGGAGGTTCACTCCGGTGACGTACGCCGACGCCGCCGAGGCGAGGAACACGACCGGGCCCTTGATGTCCTCCGGTCCGGCGAGCCGTCCGAGCGGCACGGCCGCGGTGTAGTTGGCCACGAACTCCGCGGGCTGGTCCGGCGTTGCCAGGCCGCCGGGGCTGATGCAGTTCGCCCGTATCCCGTAGGGTGCATAGGCCATGGCGAGGTAGCGGGTGAAGTTGATCAGGCCGCCCTTGTCGTAGGCATAGAACGCCGGGTTGGTCATTCCCGTGTCCCCGTAGATCGAGAAGTCCGGCCCGACCATGCCGTAGATCGATGCGATATTGACGAACACGCCGGAGCCCTGCGCGATCATCTGCTCGCCGCATTCGCGACTGATCAGGAACGTACCCAACGAGTTGACGGTGGACGTCGCCGTCCAATCCGCCGCCGTGGTGTCGCGGACCGTTCCGCCGCCCCGCGCGACCGCGTTGTTCACCAGGATGTCGATGCGGCCGTGCCGGGCAACCACCGTGTCGCGCAGCCGGACGATCGACTCCTCCGACGTCAGGTCCAGCTCGGCCGAATCCGCTCCGAAGCCGCGCTGCCGAAGGTCGCGAGCGACGGTCTCGCAGGCGTCGACACCGCGTGCCGCCAGCACGACGTGGGCGCCGGCCCCCGCCAGCGCCTCGGCGATGTGTTGCCCGTATAGCCCCGCTCCCCCGGTGACGATCGCGACCTTGCCGTTGAGCGAGAAGGTTCCGGCCGGAGACTTAGGCATGACCATCGAGCACCTCGCGAATCCGGGCCGGGCCCACGCGCGGTAGCGCCTCGAGCCCGGCCAGTTGTTGGAGCGCGCCGGTGTCCTTGTAGCCGGCGCCGGTACCGATGACGATCACGCGATCGGCCGGATCGAGCGCGCCGCGTTCGGCGTCGGCCCGCGCGCCGGCGTAAGCCGTCGCCCCGGCGGGCTCGACCAGCAGCCCGTCGGAGCGGGCAAGGACGGCCTGTGCGGCATGCACCTGCGCGTCGCTCACCTCGATGACGTGCCCGTTACCGGCGTCGATCGCGTCCACCGCGCCGAAGGCGTCGAACAGCTGCGCCACCTGCAGTCCCGAGATCGTGGTGTCACAGTCGCCGGACAGGCCGCGCATGTCGCCGCGCAGGGCAGCAGCCAGCGTGGCGCAACCCTTCGGCTGGACCGCGACGAGGCGCGGAACCCGCTGACCCGAGCGCGCGACCTCCGCGAATCCGCGGCCGAGCCCGGCCAGCAGCCCGCCGCCGCCGACCGGCGCGTACACCACGGTCGTCTCCGGCCGCTGGCGGGCGATCTCGTGCGCGATCGTCTTGGCGCCCTCCATCGCCTCCGGGGAGTAGCGGCCACCCGTCAGGAAGGGGAACAGGCCCGCCGCCGCCGCGTGCTGCGAGATCGTCGTGGCGGCCGTCTCGGTGGCGGTGGCGTCGTGTCCCAGGCCGTCGACCAGGAACACGCGGGCGCCGAAGGCCCTGATCTGGAGCAGCTTCTGCGGCACGACGTCGCTGAGCGCGAACAAAGTCAGCGCGAGGCCGGCCCGCGCGCAGTACGCGGCCGCGGCGGCACCCCCGTTACCCGAGGACGTGCCCACCAGCCCGGTCACGCCGCGCTCGACCGCGAGCGACACAGCGACCGAGGCGATCCGGTCCTTGAACGATCCGGTCGGATTGAGGTGCTCGCACTTCATCGCGACAGAGCCGATGTGCAGCTCCGCGGCGGCGTCGAGGTCGACCACCGGCGTGTCACCCTCGCCGAGCGACACCACGGCACCGCGATCGTCGACCGGCAGCCAGGCCGAGTCGCGCCACATCCCGACGTCGGAGTAGGCCGGACCGGACCGTGGCTCGCCGATGCGCACGACGAATTCGCCGCCACAGATGTGGCACCGGTAGTCGAGCGATCCCCGTTCCCGGGTCGCCGTGCAGCCCCGGCACAGCAGCACCGACGCGCCCGCGCTACCGACAGCCGACGGCACCATCGGCCGCTACACCGACATCGGTTCGCTGAGCCGGGGAAGGGTCGACACGTCCACCGGGCACACGCCGGGTGTTGCCACCTCGATGATCTCCCCGGCGACGTCTTCGTACGCCCCGCGCCAGGCCAACGCTCCCTTGACCACCACGATCGAGGCGGCGCGCACGTCGACACCGACGGACGAGAGCTGCTCGGCATGAAACGGCGGCACGGCCGTCTCGGTCACCACGACCGTGTTGCCGGCGATCGACAACACGGCTGTGATGCCCATCGAGAACGTCTGGCCGGTCATGTAGTAGCCCGTGGTGCGGTAGGTCCCGTCACTGATCCGCTCCACCCGTCCCGAGACCCGCAGCGGTTCGCCGTGCATCCGGTCGGTCTTGGCGCCCAGCACGGTGTCGATACCGGCCCCCTCGCCGAGCCGTTCGGCGAGCCGGGCGACCTCGCGGTCGGCGATGGTCACGACTGCACCGGTCGCCCCGACCGCCAGCAGTTCGCGCAGCAGCGCGGTGCCGTCTCCGGGACTGCCTCCGCCGACGTTGTCGGCGACGTCGGCCAGAAAGACCGGTCGCCGGGTCGATGCGATCGCGCGCGCGACCGCCGTCCTGACATCGTCCCTCGCCACCGCGAACTCACCGGCGTGCTCCGCGATGTCCGCCACCGTGGCGTCGAGCACCGCATCGGCTGCCGCCGCGGAGTCGGCGTCGTGCACCGCGAGCACGCTCATCCCGGCGCGGTCGACGTCGCTGTAGGCGAACCCGCCGACGACGCAGAGGCGGGCCAGGTCGGCCGCGGCGGCGCGCGCCGCCGCGGCCTGCTGCACCCGCCGCATCGGGCCGCTCTCGGTTGCCTGCGCGAGTGGACAGACGAGCAACGGCACCTTGCGCACGCTGGTGCGCAGCTGCCGCCCGGCGAGCAGTTGGGTGACGAGGCCGCCGACCTCGCGCCCGCGCTCTCGCATGTCGACGTGCGGATAGGTGTCGTAGCTGACGAGGACGTCGCAGTTCTCCACGAGCGCGGGTGACGGGTTGGCGTGCAGGTCCAGCACCGCCCCGATCGGCACGTCACCGACGACGTCGCGCACCGTGGCGACAACGGCCGCCTCGACGTCGGCCGTGCCGACGGCCACCATCGCGCCGTGCAGGTTGAGCAGCACCGCGTCCAGGGGGCCCGCCCGACGCAGCTCGTCGTGCACGTCCTGGAGGATCCGCGCCATCGCTTCGGGCTCGGCCGGACCGGAGGGCCACGCGCCGGCCGAGAACACCGGCACCAGGTCGACGTCAGGCGTGTCGTAGAACCCGCCGATCACCGTGCCGATGCCGCGATTGTGTGCCTCGAGAGCATCGCCGGTGCGCAGCTCGAAGGCTTCGAAGTCGGCGAGGGTGGTGGCGCGAGCGGAGTATGTGTTGGTCTCGTGCCAGACACCGACTATCCCGACCCGTCCGGTCATGGCAGTTGCTCGGCGAGCGCCGCCTCGACTCGCTCGACGGTGTCGGTGAGTTCCTGCTCGCCGTGTGCGGCCGACACGTACCAGATGCCGCGTTGCGCCAGCCACAGCCCGTGGTCGGCCAGGCGCGTGGCGAAGCCGGCGTACCGGTCGAGGTCGAGGCGGTCCAGGCTGCGCAGGTCGCGCACCGGCGCGGGGTCACCGAAGCTGACGTGGAAGGCGGCCGCGACGCCCTGCACGCGCAACGGGATCTCGTATCGCTCGGCGAGCTTGGCCAGCTGCGCCATCAGTTCGGTGCCGTACGCGTCGACGCGCTCGTACGGCGGATCGGACTGCAGCAGTTGCTGCGTGGCGACGACGGCTGCGGCCGCCATGACGGAGCCGTTGAAGGTCCCGGAATGGTTCACGACCCCCGTCCCGAACGGCTCCATAAGGTCGCGGCGGCCGGCGAGGCCGGCCACCGGCCAGCCGCCGGCCATCGCCTTGCCGTACGTCGCCAGGTCGGGCGTGACGCCGTACTTCTCGGCCGCACCGCCGAGGGCGATCCGGAAGCCCGTGATGACCTCGTCGAAGATCAGCACCACGCCATGCTGATCGCACAGCTCGCGGACACGTTGCAGGTAGCCCGGCAACGGTTCGATGCCGCCCGCGTTGACCATCATCGGCTCCATGATCACCGCCGCGATGGTGTCGCCCGAGACGCTCAGCAGCGCGGCCAACGCCTCGGCGTCGTTCCACGGCAGCATGTGGCTGTCGGCGAGGTGGCTGCTCAACTGGCCTGCGCTGGCGACGCCCGACTGCTGCCCGGACGTATGCACCAGGACGTTGTCGAGCCAGCCGTGGTAGTGACCCTCGAAGTGCACGAACGTCGATCGCCCGGTCGCGGCACGCGCGGCCCGCAAGGCTGCCTGGACGCACTCGGTACCCGTCATCCCGAGCCGGATCATGTCGGCCCAGCCGAGGGCGGCGAGGGTCAGCTCGCAGGCCTGCACCTCCAGCGCGTTCTGGCCGCCGAACAGCATCCCGCGAGTGCACGCGTCACTGACCGCCTCGTTGACAGCCGCGTTGGCGTGACCGAGGAAGTGCGGCCCCTGGCCGAGCACGTAGTCGATGTACTCGTTGTCGTCGACGTCCCAGAGCCGCGCACCCGCGCCACGCGCGAAGAAGACCGGCGGGGCCGAAAGGCGCACGTTGGAGTTCACGCCGCCGGGAACGCTGATCAGGGCTCGCTGCCGGAACGCCTCGGAGTGCGTCCGCACCGGGGTACCTGTCATCTGTGATCCCTTCACGACGTCCGACCGGCGAGCTACGAGTGCGCCCGCGCCGCGGGTAGCCCGCGGTGGTCCAGCCGGCGACGGTTCTGCCGAATGGAACCGCCCACTCACTAGGTGAAACCACGTCAAGTTAGCCGGAAGCGCCGGACGCCGTCAACACTCGCATGGATGCGCCGCGGTAATTCGGCTGCCGTCAGCTCAGGTCGGCAGCCGCCGGTAACCGTCGGTGAGGCTGGTGGCACTTGCCCGCAGCGCGCGCACGACGTCCGGCACCAGGTTGCGAGGCAGTCGATTGGCCGGTGCGCTGACGCTGAGTCCGGCCGCGACCGGCAGCCCCAACAGCGGGACGGCCACGCACCGGCCGTCGTCCTGCGCCTCCAGGTCGTCGATCGCGTAGTGCGTCGTCTTGACCTTCTTCACCTCGGCGAGGAAGTCCTCGGGGGTGGTCAGCGTCCGGTTCGTCAACGGCGGCATGCCTTCCGCGGCGAGGATCGCGGCGACCCGTTCGGGTTCGAGCTGGGCGGCGATCACCTTGCCCAGCGCGGTCGCGTGCAGCGGTGAACGCTCTCCGATCCGGGCCGCGAGACGCATCATCTGGGTACACTCGACCACCGCGACGTGCACGATCTGGCCACCGTCCAGGACGCCGATGTTCACCGTCTCGTTCAGGTCGTCGCGCAGCCGCTCCAGCTGCGACTGGGCGCGTTCGATGAACAGCTCCATCTGCCGGCTGCGCTGCGGGCGGAACGCCAGGCCCAGCCGGAACAGGCCGGATTCGGCGTCGCGCTGCACGTACCGTCGGCCCTCCAGGGCGAGCAGGTAGCGGTATGCCGAGCTCTTCGGGAGCTTGGCCTCGCGCGCCACGTCCGCCAGCGCGACGCCCTGTTCCTGGTCATGCAGGATGTCCAGGATGTCGCACACGCGCTCGACGGCGCGGATCGGGTAGATGGCGCCGTCGCTGGTCTCCGCACTCGTCATTGCGCCTCCGTCGAACCTGCGGTGAGCCCGTTCGTCGGGCTCATGTCCTGCGTCCAGTCCTCCCCCTGCCGTACCAGCTGTTGGCACGATTCATCCGAAGACTGAAACATTGCGCTACTCTACTGCTCGCTGGCACGCACCACATCCCTCCCTCGGTCCCGAGGCGACACTCGCGCGCCCCGGCGAGTCCGGTCGGTCGAAAGGCACATCGCATGAGCTCACCCGCGCAGGCGACCTCATCCCCCGCCGGCGTCGACGTCGAACGCCGGCTGCTGGCCCGGATCCCGGGCGGCACGCAGCTGCTGAGCAAGCGCCCCGAGCAGTTCGCGCCCGGGCAGTGGCCGCGCTTCTACGCCCGCGCCAAGGGCGTGGAGGTCTGGGACCTGGACGGCCGCCGGTATCTCGACATGAGCATCACCGGCGTCGGGACGTGCGTTCTGGGTTTCGCCGACGACGAGGTCAACGCAGCCGTGCACGCGGCGGTGGAGCGCGGTTCGATGTCGACGCTCAACTGCGTCGAGGATCTCGTCCTCGCCGACCTGCTGGTGGAACTGCATCCGTGGGCCGACATGGTGCGCTACGCGCGCACCGGCGGCGAGGCGCTGTCGGTCGCGGTCCGCCTGGCGCGTGCCGCGACCGGACGCAGCGCGGTGGCGTTCTGCGGGTACCACGGCTGGAGCGACTGGTACATCGCGGCGAACCTCGCCGACAGCCGCGAACTCGACGGCCACCTCTTACCCGGGCTCGATCCGGCCGGCGTGCCGCGCGAGCTGCAGGCGACTGCCCTGCCGTTCCGTTACAACCAGCCGGACGACCTACGCCGCATCGTTGCCGATCACGGGCACGACCTCGCCGCCATCGTGATGGAACCGGTGCGGGGCAACAACCCCGATCCGGGCTTCCTGGAGCAGGTGCGGCGGATCGCCACCGAGTCCGGCGCCGTCCTGATCTTCGACGAGGTGACGAGCGGGCTGCGCCTGAACACCGGCGGGGCGCATCTGACGTTCGGGGTGCATCCGGACGTCGCAGTGTTCGCCAAGGCACTGAGCAACGGCTACCCGATGGCGGCCGTGATCGGCATCGGCGCGGTCATGGAGGCCGCGCAGCGTTCGTTCGTCAGCAGCTCGTACTGGACCGAACTGATCGGCCCGACGGCGGCGATCGCGACGCTGACCAAGCACCGCCGGCTCGACGTAGGAGCACGCCTGACCGCGATCGGCGTGCGAGTGCAGCAGGGCTGGCGCTCGGCCGCGGCGACCAGCGGGCTGGCGATCGAGGTGTCGGGCATTCCGCCACTGAGCCATCTCGCGTTCGAGCACCATCCGCAGGCTACGGCGACCCTGTACACGCAACTCATGCTCGAGCGCGGTTTCCTTGCTGGTAAGGCGTTCTATGCCTCGTACGCCCACGAGGACCACCTGATCGACGCGTATCTCGAGTCGGTGCACGAGGTCTTCGGGCTGCTCGCCACCGCCGTTGCGCAGGAGTCTGTCGAGGCGCAGCTGCGTGGGCCGGTCGCTCAGACCGGTTTTGCCCGACTGACGTGAGTGCCGGGCGCGCCGGCCGCCCACCCGAGCGCGTCGCGGTGATCGGCGCCGGGGTGGCCGGGCTGAGTACGGCGTGGTTCCTGCAGGAGCGCGGCGCCGGTGTCACGGTCTACGACCGCGGCGAGGTCGGTGCCGGGTCGTCGCGCGGCA
This genomic stretch from Jatrophihabitans cynanchi harbors:
- a CDS encoding aminotransferase class III-fold pyridoxal phosphate-dependent enzyme, with translation MSSPAQATSSPAGVDVERRLLARIPGGTQLLSKRPEQFAPGQWPRFYARAKGVEVWDLDGRRYLDMSITGVGTCVLGFADDEVNAAVHAAVERGSMSTLNCVEDLVLADLLVELHPWADMVRYARTGGEALSVAVRLARAATGRSAVAFCGYHGWSDWYIAANLADSRELDGHLLPGLDPAGVPRELQATALPFRYNQPDDLRRIVADHGHDLAAIVMEPVRGNNPDPGFLEQVRRIATESGAVLIFDEVTSGLRLNTGGAHLTFGVHPDVAVFAKALSNGYPMAAVIGIGAVMEAAQRSFVSSSYWTELIGPTAAIATLTKHRRLDVGARLTAIGVRVQQGWRSAAATSGLAIEVSGIPPLSHLAFEHHPQATATLYTQLMLERGFLAGKAFYASYAHEDHLIDAYLESVHEVFGLLATAVAQESVEAQLRGPVAQTGFARLT